The bacterium genome includes a window with the following:
- the dnaE gene encoding DNA polymerase III subunit alpha — protein MTDVPFSHLHLHTQYSLLDGAIKHNPLFERVKALGQNSIAMTDHGNLFGAVEFYEKARANGIKPIIGCEAYIAAGSRFDKEKRERDASGFDAISHQLLLAMNETGYHNLMFLISKAYLEGFYYKPRIDLDLLNKHSEGLITTSGCLSSLVCRRILGGEVDTAWRLVEEMSETFKDRYYLELQRHGIPDQDRVNAELLKMHSDLGLPLLATNDAHYLEEEDHDHHDALLCIGTASNLDDTKRFRFDGHGFYVKSGAEMLEVFHDHPSAVHNSMEIAERCNLELSMDTYHMPEFQVPANMTREEVLERDAWRGLRTSLGMDPEQPFEGRHPEYTNRLEYELGVIRQMGFAGYFLIVADFISYAKRNGIPVGPGRGSSAGSLAAYSLGITGVDPIEYDIIFERFLNPERISMPDIDVDFCMRGRDEVIRYVANKYDEPDRGDDGRRVSQIITFGTLQARAAIRDVGRVLGMPYGDVDRIAKLVPETLGINLDEALEQSPELRSRMDADGQVAKLLTTARKLEGLTRHASTHAAGVVIGTQPLIEMVPLYRDAKTGDVMTQYDMRCVEKVGLIKFDFLGLRTLTIIADAEKHIRARGVPDFSIDTIPLDDEGSYDLLCQGDTEGVFQMESSGMTDLVMKLKPRTFKEVIPLIALYRPGPLGSGMVDDYVDRKHGITKVEYLVPELEELLRETLGVIVYQDQVLQIANQLGGYTLGEADLLRRAMGKKKVEEMAKHRNQFVSGAEKNGIDPKKADELFTLMAEFAGYGFPKAHSTAYAYLTYQTAYLKANHPREFLASVLSIEAGNHDKLARYIAHTKERKIEVLPPDVNESKRDFTPVAEGIRFGLAGVKNVGEGAIESILAVREEEGPFLGLYDFARRVNARKVNRRVAESLVKCGAFDAFHRNRSSLWAGLDAALETGAAAQRDREIGQESLFGDATDNAIAPAELPEAAQWTDQERLGYEKEVLGFYVTGHPLEAHLPVLARFTDATATTAAEWVNRDVRVGGLITGLRETRTRRGQTMAFGKIEDLEGGFELVIFAEPYATHRDLLRRALESGSDATQAAIPLIVSGSLESAEPPKLLLRDVFELAEAEERLAACVHIRILADEASRDRLSALDDVLRSFSGDCSVWVHMMIPGESETVMAIPESRGVEPTQELVKAIDGLFGRAVSEVGL, from the coding sequence GTGACGGACGTTCCCTTCTCGCATCTCCATCTCCACACCCAGTACTCGCTCCTCGATGGCGCGATCAAGCACAACCCACTCTTCGAGCGGGTGAAGGCCCTCGGGCAGAACTCGATTGCCATGACCGATCACGGCAACCTGTTCGGGGCGGTGGAGTTCTACGAGAAAGCCCGCGCCAACGGCATCAAGCCGATCATCGGCTGCGAGGCCTACATCGCTGCGGGCTCGCGATTCGACAAGGAGAAGCGCGAACGGGATGCGAGCGGTTTCGATGCCATCAGCCACCAGCTGCTGCTGGCGATGAACGAGACGGGCTACCACAACCTGATGTTCCTGATCTCCAAGGCCTACTTGGAGGGCTTCTACTACAAGCCGCGGATCGATCTGGACCTGCTGAACAAGCACAGCGAAGGGCTGATCACGACCAGCGGCTGCCTCTCCTCGCTGGTGTGCCGACGGATCCTGGGTGGCGAAGTCGATACCGCGTGGCGCCTCGTCGAAGAAATGTCCGAGACGTTCAAGGACCGTTACTACCTGGAGCTCCAACGCCACGGCATTCCGGATCAGGACCGGGTGAACGCCGAGCTTCTGAAGATGCACTCCGACCTGGGGTTGCCGCTCCTCGCGACCAACGATGCACACTACCTGGAGGAGGAGGACCACGACCATCACGACGCGCTGCTCTGCATCGGTACCGCGTCGAACCTGGACGACACGAAGCGCTTTCGCTTCGACGGCCACGGCTTCTACGTGAAGAGCGGCGCGGAGATGCTCGAGGTCTTTCACGACCATCCCTCGGCCGTCCACAATTCCATGGAGATCGCCGAGCGCTGCAATCTCGAGCTTTCGATGGACACCTATCACATGCCGGAATTCCAGGTTCCGGCGAACATGACCCGCGAGGAAGTGCTCGAGCGCGATGCCTGGCGCGGCCTTCGTACGAGTCTCGGGATGGATCCCGAACAGCCGTTCGAGGGCAGGCATCCGGAATACACGAACCGGCTGGAGTACGAGCTTGGCGTGATCCGGCAGATGGGTTTTGCCGGCTACTTCCTGATCGTGGCGGATTTCATCAGCTACGCGAAACGCAACGGTATTCCGGTGGGGCCGGGGCGGGGCTCCTCTGCAGGCAGTCTGGCCGCCTATAGCCTGGGAATTACCGGTGTCGATCCGATCGAGTACGACATCATCTTCGAGCGTTTCTTGAACCCGGAACGCATCTCGATGCCGGATATCGACGTGGATTTCTGCATGCGCGGACGGGACGAGGTGATCCGCTACGTCGCCAACAAATACGACGAACCGGATCGGGGTGATGATGGCCGGCGGGTCTCCCAGATCATCACCTTCGGAACGCTTCAGGCTCGGGCGGCCATCCGTGATGTGGGCCGCGTGCTCGGGATGCCCTACGGCGATGTCGACCGCATCGCCAAGCTGGTTCCGGAGACCCTCGGCATCAACCTGGACGAGGCCCTCGAGCAGAGCCCCGAGCTTCGCAGCCGCATGGATGCGGACGGGCAGGTGGCCAAGCTCCTGACGACAGCCCGCAAGCTCGAAGGGTTGACCCGCCACGCCTCGACCCATGCCGCCGGCGTCGTGATTGGCACCCAGCCGCTGATCGAGATGGTTCCGCTCTACCGGGATGCCAAGACCGGCGACGTGATGACCCAGTACGACATGCGCTGTGTCGAGAAGGTCGGACTGATCAAGTTCGATTTCCTGGGGCTACGCACGCTCACCATCATCGCCGATGCCGAGAAGCACATCCGGGCCCGAGGCGTCCCGGATTTCTCCATCGATACGATCCCCCTCGATGACGAGGGGAGCTACGACCTGCTCTGCCAGGGCGATACCGAGGGCGTCTTCCAGATGGAATCCTCGGGCATGACCGATCTGGTCATGAAGCTGAAGCCCCGCACGTTCAAGGAAGTGATTCCCCTGATCGCACTCTACCGCCCCGGCCCGTTGGGCTCCGGGATGGTGGATGACTACGTCGATCGAAAGCACGGCATCACGAAGGTCGAGTACCTGGTGCCCGAACTCGAGGAGCTCCTGCGAGAGACCCTCGGCGTGATCGTGTATCAGGATCAGGTGCTCCAGATCGCCAACCAGCTGGGTGGCTACACCCTGGGCGAAGCCGATTTGTTGCGCCGGGCGATGGGCAAGAAGAAGGTCGAGGAGATGGCCAAGCATCGCAACCAGTTCGTGAGCGGTGCCGAGAAGAACGGGATCGATCCGAAGAAAGCGGACGAGCTGTTCACGTTGATGGCGGAATTCGCAGGCTATGGCTTTCCGAAGGCGCACTCGACCGCCTACGCCTACCTCACCTATCAAACCGCCTACCTCAAGGCGAACCACCCACGCGAGTTCCTGGCTTCCGTGCTCTCCATCGAAGCGGGCAACCACGACAAGCTCGCCCGCTACATCGCCCACACGAAAGAACGCAAGATCGAAGTGCTGCCGCCGGACGTCAACGAATCCAAGCGCGATTTCACCCCGGTCGCGGAGGGCATCCGTTTCGGCCTCGCGGGTGTGAAGAATGTCGGCGAGGGCGCCATCGAATCGATCCTGGCGGTACGAGAAGAAGAGGGCCCGTTCCTGGGTCTCTACGATTTCGCCAGGCGCGTGAACGCGCGCAAGGTCAACCGGCGCGTCGCGGAGAGCCTGGTGAAGTGCGGTGCCTTCGATGCGTTCCATCGCAATCGGTCCTCCCTGTGGGCCGGGCTCGATGCTGCGCTCGAAACCGGGGCTGCGGCCCAGCGTGATCGCGAGATCGGCCAGGAGAGCTTGTTCGGCGACGCGACCGACAACGCGATCGCGCCCGCGGAGCTTCCCGAGGCCGCGCAGTGGACGGATCAGGAGCGACTCGGTTACGAGAAGGAGGTGCTGGGCTTCTACGTCACCGGCCATCCCCTCGAAGCGCATCTCCCCGTGCTGGCTCGCTTCACGGATGCCACCGCAACCACGGCCGCCGAATGGGTGAATCGTGACGTGCGCGTCGGCGGCTTGATCACGGGGCTGCGCGAGACCCGCACGCGCCGAGGCCAGACGATGGCCTTCGGAAAGATCGAAGACCTGGAGGGTGGTTTCGAACTGGTGATCTTCGCCGAGCCCTACGCCACCCATCGGGATCTCCTGCGCAGGGCGCTCGAATCCGGCAGCGATGCGACCCAGGCGGCCATCCCTCTCATCGTGTCGGGAAGCCTGGAGAGCGCCGAGCCGCCGAAGCTGCTGCTGCGTGACGTCTTCGAGCTTGCCGAGGCCGAGGAGCGCCTGGCGGCTTGCGTGCACATTCGAATCCTGGCCGATGAAGCGAGCCGCGACCGCTTGAGTGCCCTCGATGACGTGCTGCGCAGCTTCTCCGGCGATTGCAGCGTGTGGGTCCATATGATGATCCCCGGCGAGAGCGAGACCGTGATGGCGATTCCGGAGAGCCGCGGCGTCGAGCCGACCCAGGAGCTGGTCAAGGCGATCGACGGCCTGTTCGGGCGTGCGGTCTCGGAGGTCGGGCTATGA
- the guaA gene encoding glutamine-hydrolyzing GMP synthase encodes MSSLPRRHRTTVSSSRARTPQIPRTTVGPSSRPSPAGAPPLSSDAHRDRILILDFGSQFTQLIARRIREQQVYCEIHPPTLTAEQVRAWRPAGLVLSGGPSSVLAEDAPSLDPAVLGLDVPILGICYGLQLLTRELGGLVESADDHEYGRALLKLKAADHPLFNGLDGRAERHVWMSHGDRVLRLPEGFEILATSENSPFAAVGHRDRPVYGLQFHPEVVHTEDGARILTNFVHTICGCEGSWTMDAFVDDACEKVRSQVGSGRVICGLSGGVDSSVAAALVHRAIGDRQTCIFVDHGLLRQNEREDVERAFGEHLGIPLITVDARERFLKLLAGVEDPERKRRIIGHLFIDIFEEESKKLGGADFLVQGTLYPDVIESVSVGGPSATIKSHHNVGGLPERMRLELVEPLRELFKDEVREAGRTLDLPEAMVGRHPFPGPGLAIRIMGEVTAQRLTCLRQADAILIEEIRRAGLYDEIWQAFAVFLPIQSVGVMGDARTYEDCIALRCVSSVDGMTADWSRMPPEVLALASNRITNEVSGVNRVVYDISSKPPATIEWE; translated from the coding sequence ATGTCATCATTACCAAGGAGGCACCGAACTACCGTCTCGAGTAGCCGCGCTAGAACCCCTCAGATTCCCCGCACCACCGTTGGGCCTTCCTCCAGGCCCTCTCCAGCAGGGGCGCCCCCTTTGTCGAGTGACGCACACCGCGATCGTATCCTCATCCTGGACTTCGGGTCCCAGTTCACCCAGCTGATTGCCCGGAGGATCCGGGAGCAGCAGGTCTACTGCGAGATCCATCCGCCGACGTTGACGGCGGAGCAGGTCCGGGCCTGGCGCCCGGCCGGCCTCGTGCTTTCGGGCGGGCCGTCCAGTGTGCTGGCTGAAGACGCCCCGAGCCTCGACCCGGCGGTGCTCGGACTGGACGTGCCGATCCTCGGCATCTGTTACGGCCTGCAGCTGCTCACCCGGGAACTCGGCGGGCTGGTCGAAAGTGCGGATGACCATGAGTACGGCCGCGCGCTGCTCAAGCTGAAAGCGGCCGACCATCCGCTCTTCAACGGGCTCGACGGACGGGCCGAGCGACACGTCTGGATGAGCCACGGCGACCGCGTGCTCCGGCTGCCCGAGGGCTTCGAGATCCTTGCCACGAGCGAGAACTCGCCGTTCGCAGCGGTGGGCCATCGCGACCGACCCGTTTACGGCCTGCAGTTCCACCCGGAGGTGGTGCACACCGAAGATGGCGCGCGCATTCTCACCAACTTCGTCCACACGATCTGCGGCTGTGAAGGCAGTTGGACGATGGACGCCTTCGTCGACGACGCCTGCGAGAAGGTTCGCAGCCAGGTGGGCTCGGGTCGGGTGATCTGCGGCCTGTCCGGGGGGGTCGATTCGTCGGTCGCCGCGGCGCTCGTGCACCGCGCGATCGGCGACCGGCAGACCTGCATCTTCGTCGATCATGGTCTGCTCCGACAAAACGAACGCGAGGATGTCGAGCGGGCGTTCGGCGAACACCTGGGGATCCCGCTGATCACAGTGGATGCGCGGGAGCGTTTCTTGAAGCTCCTGGCCGGAGTGGAAGATCCGGAACGCAAGCGGCGCATCATCGGGCACCTCTTCATCGATATCTTCGAGGAGGAATCCAAGAAGCTGGGCGGCGCCGATTTCCTCGTCCAGGGCACCCTCTATCCGGACGTCATCGAGAGCGTTTCGGTGGGTGGTCCGTCGGCGACGATCAAGAGCCACCACAACGTCGGGGGCCTTCCCGAGCGGATGCGTCTGGAACTGGTCGAGCCGCTTCGCGAGCTCTTCAAGGACGAGGTCCGCGAGGCGGGCCGGACGCTCGACCTTCCGGAAGCGATGGTCGGTCGCCATCCGTTCCCGGGCCCCGGTCTGGCGATCCGCATCATGGGGGAGGTCACCGCCCAGCGGTTGACTTGCCTGCGCCAGGCGGACGCGATCCTGATCGAGGAGATCCGACGCGCTGGCCTCTACGACGAGATCTGGCAGGCCTTCGCCGTCTTCCTCCCGATCCAGAGTGTCGGAGTGATGGGTGACGCACGCACCTACGAGGATTGCATCGCCCTGCGCTGCGTCAGCTCCGTCGACGGAATGACCGCAGATTGGTCGCGCATGCCACCCGAAGTGCTGGCGCTCGCCTCGAACCGCATCACGAACGAGGTTTCCGGGGTGAACCGGGTCGTCTACGACATCTCCTCGAAACCTCCCGCCACCATCGAGTGGGAGTAG
- the guaB gene encoding IMP dehydrogenase: MNESRVREGLTFDDVLLVPAASNVLPKGVDLKSRLTREIDLQIPLVSAAMDTVTEHAAAICMAQNGGIGIIHRNMPVADQAAEIGKVKRSESGMIVDPITLRPEQRIFEALDVMDRYRISGVPITRDGKAVGILTNRDLRFLKDTTQEIGAVMTSEGLVTVPPGTTLEHAKELLHQHRIEKLLVVDEKGDLRGLITIKDIEKSERFPNACKDPMGRLRCGAAVGVGEDREERAAALVEACVDVIVVDTAHGHSASVLDTIRDLRRIYPDLPIIGGNVATPEGTEALIKAGVSAVKIGVGPGSICTTRIVAGVGVPQLTAVLEAAETANRFDIPVIADGGIKYSGDLVKALAAGASSVMVGSLFAGADETPGEVVLYQGRSYKVYRGMGSLGAMADGSRDRYFQSDVEDTRKLVPEGIEGRVPYRGSLSNSVHQLMGGLRAGMGYCGAPNLAELRAGARFVRISNAGLQESHVHDVIITKEAPNYRLE, encoded by the coding sequence ATGAATGAGAGTCGGGTTCGCGAGGGGCTCACGTTCGACGACGTCCTGCTCGTGCCTGCCGCGTCGAACGTGCTTCCGAAGGGCGTCGACCTGAAGAGCCGGCTCACCCGCGAGATCGATCTCCAGATCCCGCTCGTATCGGCCGCCATGGACACGGTCACCGAGCACGCCGCCGCCATCTGCATGGCCCAGAACGGTGGGATCGGCATCATCCACCGCAACATGCCGGTGGCCGATCAAGCCGCGGAGATCGGCAAGGTCAAGCGCTCCGAGTCCGGGATGATCGTGGATCCGATCACCTTGCGTCCCGAGCAGCGCATCTTCGAAGCCCTCGACGTGATGGACCGGTATCGGATTTCCGGTGTGCCGATCACGCGCGATGGCAAGGCCGTCGGCATCCTGACCAACCGGGACCTGCGCTTCCTCAAGGATACGACCCAGGAAATCGGAGCGGTGATGACCTCCGAAGGGCTCGTCACCGTGCCCCCCGGCACCACCCTGGAACATGCCAAGGAGCTGCTCCACCAACATCGCATCGAGAAGCTGCTGGTCGTCGACGAGAAGGGCGACCTGCGTGGGCTGATCACGATCAAGGACATCGAGAAGAGCGAACGCTTTCCGAACGCCTGCAAGGATCCCATGGGCCGGCTGCGCTGCGGTGCGGCCGTCGGAGTCGGGGAGGATCGGGAAGAGCGGGCAGCGGCACTCGTAGAAGCTTGCGTGGATGTGATCGTGGTCGATACCGCGCATGGCCACTCAGCGAGCGTCCTCGACACGATTCGCGACCTCCGCCGCATCTACCCGGATCTTCCCATCATTGGCGGAAATGTCGCGACTCCCGAAGGCACGGAGGCGTTGATCAAGGCAGGGGTTTCCGCCGTGAAGATCGGCGTGGGCCCGGGTTCGATCTGCACCACCCGGATCGTCGCCGGCGTTGGCGTGCCGCAGCTCACGGCGGTGCTGGAAGCCGCCGAGACCGCCAACCGGTTCGACATTCCGGTGATTGCCGATGGCGGAATCAAATACTCCGGAGATCTGGTGAAGGCCCTGGCTGCCGGTGCCAGCTCGGTGATGGTCGGTTCGCTCTTCGCGGGTGCGGATGAAACTCCCGGCGAGGTCGTGCTCTACCAGGGGCGCTCGTACAAGGTCTACCGCGGCATGGGCTCGCTCGGTGCGATGGCCGATGGCAGCCGGGACCGTTACTTCCAGAGCGATGTCGAGGATACCCGGAAGCTCGTACCGGAAGGCATCGAGGGGCGGGTTCCCTACCGCGGAAGTCTTTCGAATAGTGTCCACCAGCTGATGGGCGGGTTGCGCGCGGGCATGGGCTACTGCGGCGCGCCGAACCTCGCCGAGCTGAGAGCCGGGGCGCGCTTCGTTCGCATCTCCAACGCGGGGCTCCAGGAGAGTCACGTCCACGATGTCATCATTACCAAGGAGGCACCGAACTACCGTCTCGAGTAG
- a CDS encoding cytochrome P450, giving the protein MTASTTPSDAPARPWRSIPIDGIGDTLRALPRIKRDMLGVVSERCQRNGLVVRQNQGPIRAVNLFGPDANRFVLLDRDEIFSAKKSWDLIMGRIFTNGLLLRDGEDHRFHRRLLREAFRTPALQSYLDQMNEALVPWAEGLALKGGHIRAFPVIKQMALDMACRIFLGLPPGSDNTKMNHAFEATVAASMSILRLPIPGLEFNRGLEGRKYMIRRFKRMIQERRGGESGGSDTFTRLCHAENENGERLADQEIIDHMIFLMMAAHDTTTSALTSLLYELAANSAWQERLRDEVHAFDKPAIEWDDLLHVKDHILAIQEVLRRYPPLSTIPRMATADFEWGGYRIPAGTMTIIYPIHTHHMAKWWSDPFRFDPDRFAEGREEHKRHSHSYVPFGGGNHMCLGLRFAETQIKAALFQLLQRVRLSVPEGYVMPVQQAPISKPVDGLPLTLEPL; this is encoded by the coding sequence TTGACGGCCTCGACCACGCCGAGCGACGCCCCCGCCCGCCCCTGGCGCTCGATCCCGATCGATGGGATCGGGGATACCCTGCGCGCGCTGCCGCGCATCAAGCGCGACATGCTCGGGGTCGTCAGCGAGCGCTGCCAGCGAAATGGCCTGGTCGTGAGGCAGAACCAGGGCCCGATCCGCGCGGTCAACCTCTTCGGGCCCGATGCGAACCGCTTCGTGCTGCTCGATCGCGACGAGATCTTCTCGGCGAAGAAGTCGTGGGATCTCATCATGGGTCGCATCTTCACGAACGGCCTGCTGCTTCGGGACGGTGAAGATCACCGTTTCCATCGCCGTCTCCTGCGTGAGGCGTTCCGTACGCCCGCGCTCCAGTCGTACCTCGACCAGATGAACGAGGCGCTCGTTCCGTGGGCCGAGGGCCTCGCGCTCAAGGGCGGGCACATCCGCGCCTTCCCGGTGATCAAGCAGATGGCGCTCGACATGGCGTGCCGGATCTTCCTCGGCCTGCCGCCCGGCTCCGACAACACGAAGATGAACCACGCGTTCGAGGCAACGGTGGCCGCCTCGATGTCGATCCTGCGTCTACCGATCCCCGGCCTCGAGTTCAATCGCGGGCTCGAGGGGCGCAAGTACATGATCCGCCGCTTCAAGCGCATGATCCAGGAGCGCCGCGGAGGAGAGAGCGGCGGCTCCGACACCTTCACCCGCCTCTGTCATGCCGAGAACGAGAATGGCGAACGCCTCGCCGACCAGGAGATCATCGATCACATGATCTTCCTGATGATGGCGGCCCACGACACGACGACGAGCGCTCTCACCTCGCTGCTCTACGAACTCGCGGCCAACTCCGCGTGGCAAGAGCGCCTGCGAGACGAGGTGCATGCGTTCGACAAGCCGGCGATCGAGTGGGACGACCTGCTCCACGTGAAGGACCACATCCTCGCGATCCAGGAGGTGCTGCGCCGCTATCCGCCGCTCTCGACGATCCCGCGCATGGCGACGGCCGACTTCGAGTGGGGGGGCTACCGGATCCCCGCCGGCACGATGACGATCATCTACCCGATCCACACGCACCACATGGCCAAGTGGTGGAGCGATCCGTTCCGTTTCGACCCCGATCGCTTCGCGGAGGGCCGCGAGGAACACAAGCGACACAGCCACTCGTACGTGCCCTTCGGCGGCGGCAACCACATGTGCCTCGGGCTGCGCTTCGCCGAAACCCAGATCAAGGCCGCGCTCTTCCAGTTGCTGCAACGCGTGCGCCTCAGCGTGCCCGAGGGCTACGTGATGCCGGTCCAGCAGGCGCCTATCTCGAAGCCGGTGGACGGGCTACCGCTCACGCTAGAGCCGCTCTAG
- a CDS encoding GNAT family N-acetyltransferase gives MPHDRTTSYPGVTLRPASDGDLEFLYRVYSSSRADEMAIVPWSDAQKGAFLRSQFELQHRHYHQHYPDARYDLVCEGGRTIGRYYVEPMKREIRIMDIALLPERRGRGIGTHLVQDVLDEAEQSRRLVSLHVEESNPAMRLYQRMGFAPVDDVGIYKLMHRALDEITALQGGEENGPSGAPAG, from the coding sequence ATGCCCCACGACCGGACCACGTCGTACCCCGGCGTGACCCTGCGCCCGGCTTCCGATGGCGACCTCGAGTTTCTCTACCGGGTGTACTCATCCTCCCGCGCCGACGAGATGGCGATCGTCCCCTGGAGCGATGCTCAGAAGGGCGCCTTCCTGCGCAGTCAGTTCGAGCTCCAGCACCGTCACTACCACCAGCACTACCCCGATGCGCGATACGACCTCGTCTGCGAGGGGGGCCGGACCATTGGCCGCTACTACGTGGAGCCGATGAAGCGCGAGATCCGCATCATGGACATCGCGCTGCTTCCCGAGCGCCGGGGACGCGGCATCGGGACCCACCTCGTTCAGGACGTGCTCGACGAGGCGGAGCAGAGCCGGCGCTTGGTGAGCCTCCACGTCGAGGAATCGAACCCCGCCATGCGCCTCTACCAGCGGATGGGCTTCGCGCCCGTGGACGACGTCGGCATCTACAAGCTCATGCACCGGGCTCTGGACGAAATCACCGCCCTCCAGGGAGGCGAGGAGAACGGGCCTTCGGGAGCCCCTGCGGGATAG
- a CDS encoding phage tail protein, with amino-acid sequence MSEPFIAEIRIFAGNFAPRGWAFCNGQLLPIAQNTALFSLIGTTYGGDGRTTTALPDLQGRAPMHPGRGPGLTSRRLGERGGAETQTLSEAQVPPHSHAMVGYSNLEAANPTGTRGLGGASWYAPAVAAGDADVVDMDVNVISPVGGGQMHNNVQPLLALNYIIALVGLYPSRS; translated from the coding sequence ATGTCCGAGCCCTTCATCGCCGAGATCAGGATCTTCGCCGGCAACTTCGCTCCGCGAGGCTGGGCCTTCTGCAACGGCCAGCTCCTGCCGATCGCCCAGAATACGGCGCTCTTCTCCCTCATCGGCACCACCTACGGGGGCGATGGACGCACCACGACGGCGCTTCCGGACCTGCAGGGGCGTGCGCCCATGCACCCGGGTCGCGGCCCCGGCCTCACCTCTCGCCGGCTGGGGGAGAGGGGTGGCGCCGAGACGCAGACCCTGAGCGAGGCCCAGGTCCCGCCTCACAGCCACGCGATGGTGGGCTACTCGAACCTGGAGGCGGCGAACCCGACCGGTACGCGAGGCCTGGGCGGAGCCAGTTGGTATGCGCCGGCGGTGGCCGCGGGCGACGCAGACGTCGTCGACATGGACGTCAACGTGATCAGCCCCGTCGGCGGCGGTCAGATGCACAACAACGTGCAGCCCTTGCTGGCGCTCAACTACATCATTGCGCTGGTTGGGCTCTACCCCTCCCGCAGCTGA
- a CDS encoding phage tail protein, whose product MSEPFVGEIRMFAGNFAPRSWAFCDGQLLAVSQNDALFSLLGTIYGGDGRTTFGLPDLRGRIPNHQGSGPGLSPRQLGSKGGEEQVSVTTNQLPSHSHSWYASAETAEDSDPAGHTVATATGSNLYGTAGPRAMDTRAITPAPGGGQSHGNLMPFLCIHFIIALLGIYPSRH is encoded by the coding sequence ATGTCCGAGCCCTTCGTCGGCGAGATCCGAATGTTCGCGGGTAACTTCGCGCCGCGCAGCTGGGCGTTCTGCGACGGTCAGCTCCTCGCGGTCTCCCAGAACGACGCCCTCTTCAGCCTCCTGGGGACCATCTACGGGGGCGACGGACGCACCACCTTCGGCCTTCCGGACTTGCGCGGTCGTATTCCGAACCACCAGGGCTCGGGGCCCGGCCTCAGCCCTCGGCAACTCGGGTCGAAGGGCGGGGAGGAGCAGGTGAGCGTCACCACCAATCAGCTCCCCAGTCACAGCCACTCCTGGTACGCCTCGGCCGAAACCGCCGAGGATTCCGACCCGGCCGGTCACACGGTGGCAACAGCCACCGGAAGCAATCTCTACGGCACGGCGGGGCCGAGAGCCATGGATACGCGGGCGATCACACCCGCTCCCGGAGGAGGGCAGTCCCACGGGAACCTCATGCCCTTCCTGTGCATCCACTTCATCATCGCACTCCTTGGGATCTACCCGTCGCGCCACTGA
- a CDS encoding phage tail protein has translation MSEPFLAEIKIVGFNFPPRGWAFCDGQILPINQNQALYSLLGTTYGGDGRTSFALPDLRGRTPIHVGSSNGASHPLGQKTGEENHQLSTQEIPQHEHEARATSATVSSTDPQGKLLAVTSGGPFSIIPYSDRTSPQSLHTSTVANGGGGQGHNNMQPYLTLSYCIALQGLFPSRI, from the coding sequence ATGTCCGAGCCCTTTCTCGCCGAGATCAAGATCGTCGGCTTCAACTTCCCGCCCCGCGGCTGGGCGTTCTGTGATGGACAGATCCTCCCCATCAACCAGAACCAGGCGCTCTACTCGCTGCTCGGTACCACGTACGGCGGCGACGGGAGGACCAGCTTCGCTCTCCCTGACCTTCGGGGCCGTACGCCGATCCACGTCGGAAGCTCGAACGGGGCCTCGCACCCGCTGGGACAGAAGACCGGAGAGGAGAATCACCAACTCTCGACCCAAGAGATCCCCCAACACGAGCACGAGGCCAGGGCGACGAGCGCCACGGTGAGCTCGACCGATCCGCAGGGCAAGCTGCTCGCCGTCACGAGTGGCGGGCCCTTCTCGATCATCCCCTACAGCGACCGCACCAGCCCGCAGAGCCTGCACACCAGCACGGTCGCGAACGGCGGCGGAGGGCAGGGGCACAACAACATGCAGCCCTATCTGACGCTGAGCTACTGCATTGCACTTCAGGGTCTCTTTCCTTCGCGAATCTGA
- a CDS encoding twin-arginine translocation signal domain-containing protein, with protein sequence MGSSERRDTDPKIPRRRFLQGTTATVAATALGPIVLFAGDPARAEGPEFTRGYYNDRMGQWFGFDDGAWRSLELVEVVPHDVSSRLDQFTVTFRGSSHTEIDEGLYAVAPPDGPGFQLHLQPAGVAPDGTYYEASFSSLKPLTPSCAGAA encoded by the coding sequence ATGGGAAGCTCGGAACGAAGAGATACCGACCCGAAGATCCCGAGACGCCGCTTCTTGCAGGGCACCACGGCGACCGTCGCGGCCACCGCGCTCGGTCCGATCGTGTTGTTCGCCGGTGATCCGGCACGGGCCGAGGGCCCCGAATTCACGCGGGGCTACTACAACGATCGGATGGGCCAGTGGTTCGGCTTCGACGACGGCGCCTGGCGATCCCTCGAGTTGGTCGAGGTGGTTCCCCATGACGTCTCGTCGCGGCTCGACCAGTTCACGGTCACGTTTCGCGGCTCATCCCACACGGAGATCGACGAGGGACTCTACGCCGTCGCACCGCCGGATGGCCCTGGCTTCCAACTCCACCTGCAACCGGCGGGCGTAGCCCCGGACGGGACCTACTACGAGGCGTCCTTCAGCTCCCTCAAGCCCCTGACCCCTTCTTGCGCGGGCGCTGCGTGA